GGGGCCCTGCCGCTCCATCAGGACGCGGCGATCCTCGGCGGCGTGCTGACCCCGGGGCAGACCCTGACCCTGCCGAGCAAGGGCCGGAAGCTCTATATCGTGCCGACCACCGGGGCCTTGCGCGTCGGCGATCACACCGCCCGGGCCCGCGACGGCGTGGCGATCTGGGACGAGGCCGAGATCACCCTGACGGCCCTGGAAGAAACCGAAGTGGTGATCGCCGACGTGGCCTAAACCCCGGAAGCGACGCCAAGGACGGGCTTAGCCGATCCCCAAATGCTCCTTCAGCGCCGCCAGGAAACGGCGGCTGACCGGCACGGTCTGCCCGGCGATCGTCACGATCTCGGCCAGACCGTTGTCGGCGAAGGCGATATCCTTGATGCGCTCGGGATTGACCAGATACTGGCGGTGACAGCGCACCAGCTTGGTTTTCTCCTCGAGCGTGCGCAGGGTCAGCTCGGTGAAGCGCTCCTCGCCGTCGGGACCGATGACATAGACGCCGCTGGGCTTGGAGGTGACCATCTCGACATCACCGACCTTGAGCAAGGTGATGCGGTTATGGCCCAGGCAAGGGATATGGGTCAGCGGCCGGGTTTTCTCCAGCGGCTTGAGGTCCTGGGGGGTATGGTCGCGGCGCAGGCGCTGGAGGGTTTTCTCCAGGCGGGCGGCATCGGTGGGTTTGAGCAGGTAATCAAAGGCGTGCTCTTCGAAGGCGCGCACGGCGTATTCATCATAGGCGGTCAGGAAAACGATGCGCGGCATGCGCTCGGGATCAAGCATGCTCAGCATTTCCAGGCCGCTGACCCGCGGCATCTGGATATCTAGAAACACCACATCGGGAGACAGCCGGTTGATGGCGGCGATCGCCTCGATGGCATTGGCGCATTCGCCGACGATGGTCAGATCCCCAACCCCGTCCAGCAGGCAGCGCAATTCGTCACGGGCAAGCTGTTCGTCATCGACGATCAGGATCTTCACGGGCCGACCTTTTCGAAAGCGGGGCTAGCGACCCCGGCGGGGCTTGGGTCAAACGGCACACGCAAGATGACGCGGGTGACCACATCGCGCTCGCACTCAACGCTCAGACCATAGCCCTGGCCATAGCGCGCCCGGATCCGCCGGTCGACCAAATTCATCCCCAGGCCGTCGCCGCCGGGCCGCCGTTCATAAAGCCCGGCGTTGTCTTCCACCCGCACCACCAGATCGCCGCCCTGGCGCTCGGCCGAAACGCCGATCCGTCCATCGCCCAGCAATTGGGCGGTGCCATGCTTGATGGCGTTTTCGACCAGCGGCTGAAGCGAAAAGGTGGGCAAGGTGGCGGTTCCCAAATCGGCGGGCACATTGAAATCCACCGACAGCCGATCGCCAAAGCGCGCCAGTTCGATTTCCAGATAGGCGCTGACCTGCTCGACCTCGTCGTTGAGCGTCACCTGTTCGCTGGTCCGCTTGAGGTTCTTGCGAAAGAAGGTCGACAGGCTTTGCACCAGATGGCGGGCATGGTCGGGATCAAGGCGGATCACCGCCGAAAGCGTGTTGAGGGCGTTGAACAGGAAATGCGGATTGACCTGGGCGTGGAGCAGCTTGATTTCGGATTGGGCAAGCAACTGGCGCTGCTGCTCATAGCGCCCGGCCAGGATCTGCGTCGACAGCAACCGGGCCACGCCCTCGCCCAAGGTGCGATTGATCGTCGAAAACAGCCGGGTTTTGGGCTCGTAAAGCTTGATGGTGCCGATCACCTGCTCGCCCTCGTCAACCAGCGGGATGACCAGGGCGGCGCCCAAGGGGCAGGTCGGGCTGATCGAGCATTGATAGGCCACCTCATTGCCATCGGCATACATCACCCGGTTCTCGCGGATTGATTCCAGGGTCTGCAGCGAGGTAACCGCCATGCCGGGCTTATGGTGGTCGTCGCCGATGCCGATGAAGGCCAGGATCTTGTCGCGATCGGTGATCGCCACGGCGCCGACGCCGGTCTCCTCATAGATGATGCGGGCGACGCGCATGGAGTTTTCGCGGTTGAAGCCGCTACGCAGCGCTCCTTCGGCGCGGGCGGCGATCTTCAGCGCCTTGGCCGAGAACACGCTCGATTGGGTTTCAAACATCGTCCGGCGGTCAAGCAGGATGGTCATGAACATCGCCGCCCCCACCGAATTGGCCACCAGCATCGGCAGGGCGATGGTTTCCACCAGATGCACGGCGTTGACCGCCGGCCGGGCGACCAGAATGATGATCAGCATCTGGCAGACCTCGGCGAACAGCGTCACCAGCCCGACCACCAGCGGCTGGAACAGCTTGCCGGTCTGGCCGCGACTGACCAGATAGCGGTGGACGAGGCCGCCGATCAGCCCTTCGGCCGTTGTCGAAATGGCGCAGGCCAAGGCCGTGAAGCCGCCCATCGAATAACGGTGCAGGCCGCCGGTCAGCCCGACCGCCAGCCCGACCGAGGGCCCGCCCAGCATTCCGCCGAGCACCGCGCCGATCGCCCGGGTATTGGCGATCGAATCATCGATGCGCAGGCCGAAATAGGTGCCCATGATGCAAAACAACGAGAAAATGGCGTAGCAGGCCGCCTTATGCGGCAGGCGGATGGTCACATGGACCAAGGGGATGAACAGCGGCGTCTTGCTGAGCAGATAGGCCACGACCAGATAAACGCACATCTGCTGGGACAGCGAGATGACGAGGGCGAGCGGTCCGATGGTCATGGGCGGGGCGTCCTTCCGTATTCCACCCGTACTTTCGGACCATAGCGCGCGCGAACGGATTGGGCCAGGGGGGCGATCGGCGCAAAGCCCCAAGGCCCCAAGGACTGGCCGTCCCCCGGCTCAGCTCCGCTGCATGCGTTTTTCGAAAACGTAATTGGAAACCTGACCGATCTCCTTGCGGGCATGGGTGATCCAGGCGCCGGTCGCCATCTGCGGATCGCGCGGCACCAGCACGCTGATCGTCGACAGCGGCCCGTATTTGCGTTTGAACTCGTCGAGGCTGCGCGTCTGCATCTGGCGATTGCTGTCGGCGGCTTCGAAAATATCGCGAAAGACCGAGCGCAAGGTGCGGAAGAACTCGTCGACGCCAAAGGTCATATCCTTGAGGATCGCCGACCCCGGGCGGGCGACGAAAGCCTCGGCGGCCTCCATCTGGCTGCTCAAGGCCGTTTGAACCCGCTGCATCTTTTGATTAACGGCGTTCAGCGTCAGCATGCGCACATGGCCTTGCACATACTGGCTGACGGCGGCGGGCGTCAGATCGCCGGTGGTCGTGCGACCGCCGCGAAAGGCCATCAGATTGGTCAGTTCATCCTTACCGATGGTTTCCAGCACCGCTTCAACCCGGGTTCGCGGATCGGCGCTGCGGATATCGTCCAGGGCGCCCGATTCGCGCATCCAGCGCGCCAGCAGATTGGCGGCGTCATTGACCTGCAGCCCCTGGAACGACATCAGCTTGCTGCATTTCGCCGCCACCGGAAAGGCCGCCTCGGCGAAATTGGCGAACATCGCCTCGATCTGCTTTTGCTGGTTGATCTGCTTGGCGAACAGATAAAGCACGTTGGAAACCTCCTCCTCCGTGTGCTTGAACTGGATCGACGAGCCGACCTGGGAATAAAGCTGGCTGGCGGTGGTGGGAAACATCTCCATGGTGATGCGGTTCTGATCAAGGAACGCCTTGAAGCGTTCCTGGCCGCCCTCGCCGCCGGTGCCGAGCTGGGTTTGCACCAGGGTTTGGTTCATGGCGTCGTTCAGATCCTGGCCGTCGAAATACTGACCGATGGCGTATTCGGTGATCTCTTTGAAGCCGGCCAGCGGATTGCCATACTTGAGCTTGGGGATCTTGGCGCGGCGCACCTCGACGGCGGTGCGGAAGGCGGTGGCGGTGGCGATCATCGCCGGCTTGTCGGTCGCCTGGATGAAGGCGTTGCCCCGCGACATCACCTGAAGATACAGCTGCAGGGCATAGGCGAAGGCGGCGTGCCACAGCGGGTTCTCCGAGACATGGAGCAAGACCAGCCGGTCCTTGACCGACAGGGTCTTGCGCTGGGCGAAATCGCTGAAAAGCTGATCGAGAATGCGGAAGGCCCAGCGCTCGGGCCGGTCGTCGGTGCGATAGCCGAAGCGATCGGTGTTATTGAGCTTGAGGAACAAGATCAGCGCGTCGCGCACCGGTTCGATCGAGCGCGGCATGGTGATCGAGGGCTTGCCGCCGAGCGCCATCACCAGCAGCGCCTCCATCACGCCGACCTGTCCCAGTTGGACCTTGCCCTGGGTGTCGACCAGCACGCCCGATTGCAAGATCGCCCCGGCGTCGACCCGCGAGACCTCCTCCACCAGGGCCCGCATGTCGATGGAGCCGAAACGGGCGAGCAGCTTCAGTACTTTTTCGTTGATGGCGTCGCGCTTCACCGATGTGTCCGTCCACGGCTCGAGAGGTCCTGGGCAGTCTGTCGTCAAACGATCCGCCCCCATCCCCGGGCGCGAGTCCGCTGCCGATACCGGCGGCTCCCGGATTTGTAACAGCAGAAAGTCTACCCGACCACTCTTGCGCGCACGAAAAATCCGCCTTGTGCGCGGCGGGGTCCCTTTCGCGTTCCCCGCAGTCAGGGGGGTGGGGGGAAAAGTGCCACTTTGAGAGGATTGATCGCAGGTCTTGCTCGCTTTGAGACCTGTCGGGGCGGCAAAGCGATCGCCAGGGGCCGCCGTCCGCGCCGCCACTGTTTTTCGCCGCCCGATCGTCTTCTTTCCGACGGTTTCCCCCCTTATAAGGGAAGCCGCCTTTGGGGGGTGCCCAGCACGCCGCGCGGCGGCGCGCGTCAAGGACCCCCAGGCCCGGCAAGGAAGACGAAGATGAAGCTGACTTTGGCTACCGCGCTGCTGGGCAGCGCCCTGGTCGCCGCCGCTCCCGCCCTGGCCGACCCCGGTTGGTCGGCCTCGGCGGTGCGCATGCGCGCCGGTCCCGGAACCGATTTCCCCGCCGTGGTGGTGGTTCCCGCCGCCGTCGGCCTGGATATCATCGGCTGTCTGGCCGGTTATACGTGGTGTGATGTCATCTGGGGGGCCAACCGCGGCTGGGTCTCGGGCAACTATCTGCGGGCCAGACCCCGGGGCATCCCGGTTCCGCTGATCCAGGGACCGCCACCGCCGGTCGTCGTCTTCGATTTCCCGGTCTATTGGGCCGATCATTACCGCGAGAAGCCGTTTTACGCGCGCCAGGAGCAATGGCGGCCAAGGGGTCCGGCACAGGCGGCGCCCGCCCCCCAACCGCCCCCGGAGCGGCCAGCCTCGCCGCAAAGACGTGATGACCGCGGCCAAGGCGGGCCGGGGAGGGGGCCGGGCGGCGGACAAGGCCGCTCGCCGGGCTTCCAGCCGGGACCCGGCCCGGGCGGCCCCGGGCACTGAGCGCCTTGGGAACCCTTGGAAACCAAAGCCTGGGGTGGCCGGTCCAATCAAATTGCGCCCGCTTCTCATTCTCGCTACCGTGATTTTCCGCGACGCCCGGGTGGACCGCTGGTCCGGCCGGGGCGCGGACTTATCAATGGGAGAGACGAATGGGCACTACGGTCATTTACGGTTCGGATGGCGGCACCACCCAGGGCGTGGCCAAACGCATCGCCAGTCCGTTGCAGGCCAAGGTGGTCGATATCAAGGTGGCGACCACCGATGATCTGGAAGGCTGTGATCTGCTGATCCTGGGCGCCCCGACCTATGGCCTGGGCGATCTGCAATGCGATTGGGAGAGCAGGATTGGCGTGCTGGACTCGGCCAAGCTGACTGGCAAAAGGGTGGCCTTGTTTGGCACCGGCGATCAGATCGGCTATCCCGACAGCTTTGTCGATGCCATGGGGATCCTTTATGATCGGGTGGTCGCCCTGGGGGCGACGGTGGTCGGCTTCACCGCCACCCAGGGCTATGACTATAGCTACTCGCTGGCCGAGCGCGACGGCCAATTCGTTGGTTTGGCCCTTGACGAGGACAACCAGTCCTCGTTGACGGGCAAACGCATCGCCGCCTGGGTGGACCACCTGAAATAACGCCGGCGCCCGAGGGAGGGACCTTGATCCGTCCCCCGGGCGCGCCGATTCTCGACCAGGCAAGGGATGATGGACGATGGACGACACCACGGGGCGGGATCGGCGGATCGATAATATCGAATTCACCGTTGGCGCGCTTGAGCGGACCAAGGCGTTCTATGGCGCGGTTTTCGGCTGGACCTTCACCGACTACGGGCCAAGCTATTGCGAATTCACCGACGGCCGGTTGACGGGCGGCTTCACCACCGACGGCGCCGTTCGCCCCGGCGGGCCGCTGGTAATCATCTATGCCGACGATCTGAGCGTCATCCAAAGCCGCCTTGAAGCCGCCGGCGCGCCGATCGTCAAACCGATCTTCGCCTTTCCCGGCGGCCGCCGCTTCCACTTCCACGATCCCGATGGCTATGAACTGGCCGTATGGTCGGAGCGGTAGCCTTGAGGCCACCAACCTTCCCGCGTTAAGGACGATGGCCGGTCACCGCCCCTGCGCTTCCCCATGACGGCGGGCGGTCAGCCAAGCGATCCACAGCCCGCCGACCATCAGGCCGGCGGCGACCAGGAAGGTCAGTTGCATGCCCTTGGCGATCGCCAGGGCGGAGGCCCGGCCGACGTCTTCGCTGCCCACGGCGAAGGCGAAGAGGGCGCCCATGACCGAAGCGCCCAGGATCAAGCCGATATTGCGCGACAAACCCAAAAGCCCGGAGACCACGCCGCGCCCCTCCTTGGGACTGTCGGCCAGGGTGGCGGTGTTGTTCGCGGCCTGAAAAAGCTGGTAGCCCGGCGTCAGGACGAGGATCGCCAGGACATAACCGCCAACGCCAAGGCTGTTGGGCAGGACCGACAACAAGAAGGCCCCGGCGGCCAGCATGGCCAGCCCGATGCCGACAACCCGCCGCGCGCCCCAGGC
The DNA window shown above is from Rhodospirillum rubrum ATCC 11170 and carries:
- a CDS encoding VOC family protein, with protein sequence MDDTTGRDRRIDNIEFTVGALERTKAFYGAVFGWTFTDYGPSYCEFTDGRLTGGFTTDGAVRPGGPLVIIYADDLSVIQSRLEAAGAPIVKPIFAFPGGRRFHFHDPDGYELAVWSER
- the btsR gene encoding two-component system response regulator BtsR, which gives rise to MKILIVDDEQLARDELRCLLDGVGDLTIVGECANAIEAIAAINRLSPDVVFLDIQMPRVSGLEMLSMLDPERMPRIVFLTAYDEYAVRAFEEHAFDYLLKPTDAARLEKTLQRLRRDHTPQDLKPLEKTRPLTHIPCLGHNRITLLKVGDVEMVTSKPSGVYVIGPDGEERFTELTLRTLEEKTKLVRCHRQYLVNPERIKDIAFADNGLAEIVTIAGQTVPVSRRFLAALKEHLGIG
- the fldA gene encoding flavodoxin FldA; translation: MGTTVIYGSDGGTTQGVAKRIASPLQAKVVDIKVATTDDLEGCDLLILGAPTYGLGDLQCDWESRIGVLDSAKLTGKRVALFGTGDQIGYPDSFVDAMGILYDRVVALGATVVGFTATQGYDYSYSLAERDGQFVGLALDEDNQSSLTGKRIAAWVDHLK
- a CDS encoding SH3 domain-containing protein, with the protein product MKLTLATALLGSALVAAAPALADPGWSASAVRMRAGPGTDFPAVVVVPAAVGLDIIGCLAGYTWCDVIWGANRGWVSGNYLRARPRGIPVPLIQGPPPPVVVFDFPVYWADHYREKPFYARQEQWRPRGPAQAAPAPQPPPERPASPQRRDDRGQGGPGRGPGGGQGRSPGFQPGPGPGGPGH
- a CDS encoding sensor histidine kinase — protein: MTIGPLALVISLSQQMCVYLVVAYLLSKTPLFIPLVHVTIRLPHKAACYAIFSLFCIMGTYFGLRIDDSIANTRAIGAVLGGMLGGPSVGLAVGLTGGLHRYSMGGFTALACAISTTAEGLIGGLVHRYLVSRGQTGKLFQPLVVGLVTLFAEVCQMLIIILVARPAVNAVHLVETIALPMLVANSVGAAMFMTILLDRRTMFETQSSVFSAKALKIAARAEGALRSGFNRENSMRVARIIYEETGVGAVAITDRDKILAFIGIGDDHHKPGMAVTSLQTLESIRENRVMYADGNEVAYQCSISPTCPLGAALVIPLVDEGEQVIGTIKLYEPKTRLFSTINRTLGEGVARLLSTQILAGRYEQQRQLLAQSEIKLLHAQVNPHFLFNALNTLSAVIRLDPDHARHLVQSLSTFFRKNLKRTSEQVTLNDEVEQVSAYLEIELARFGDRLSVDFNVPADLGTATLPTFSLQPLVENAIKHGTAQLLGDGRIGVSAERQGGDLVVRVEDNAGLYERRPGGDGLGMNLVDRRIRARYGQGYGLSVECERDVVTRVILRVPFDPSPAGVASPAFEKVGP